In bacterium, the genomic stretch GCCCCGGCTGAAGGCGTGCTGGAGGATGGCGATTATCATGGGCTCCAGCTCGGGCAATCCGGCCGGAGGGGTGTCTACGGCCACCAGGAGGGGCTTGGAGGGATCGCTCTGTTGGATGACGCGGTAGAAGTCGTTGACCGGCTTTGTAATCCGCACCCCGACCTCGAAGGGTCCGACCAGGGCTAAAACGACGACGGCCGCCTCCAGAAGAAAAATCCAGCGGCGGTCGAGATTCAGGAAGCGCTGGAGGATGCCGGTACCGGCCATGACCTGCTGCGAATAACCGCTTGGAAAACGGGTGAAGAAAAGGCTGTCGAAATCCTGGTGATCAACATTCCGACAACCCCTGAAACGACGGGCCTCTCTATTTCACAAGACTACACGTTGTCTGGCACTCCCCGTGATTGTTCTTGGAAAATGAGTCCCCCCCGAGCTCCCACGGTCACTTAGGCAATCCGAGCCATTCGAAGAGGAGGAAGTGGACCCGGCCGATCAGGAGCGAGACGCGGGCCATGACGGTATAGCCGAAGCTGGCGCCGAAGCCGATCATCAGGAACCAGATACCGATGCGCGCGGCACCGCCCAGTACCCCCTTGTGCTCCAGCGAGAAGAAGAAGTAGGCGAGGGTGCACAGCGTGCCGACAATGAAGAGCGGCCCCGAGATTGCGTCGAAGAAGGTCGAAATCCCCGGCGCGGCGAAGAAATCCCGCCAGGAGTCTATGGAGAAAAGCGGCACCACGAGCGCCCCGTGATCCTGGACGAAGGTGCCGCGGAGCTGCGAGATGACGCGGGCCTGAAGGGCGTTGGGGATGGCGATACCGGAGTTGGCGCCCAGGATGAAGGCTAGGGAGTACCGGCTGATCCAGGAGATTTTCGGGATGAAGCGGGTGAAGAGCAGTATCCCCAGGATGACGGGGATGAGAAGGAGAACGAGGGCCAGTACGGGGGAGAAATCCTCTAGAATGGGCGGGAGGCTGGTCATGCCTTGGGTGTCGGCATAGGCCTGGAACTCGGCCGGGGTGAGGGACAATTTATTGAGTGTGACGCCGAAGGGGATGAGGAAGTCCTCGACGATCACGTTGTGGTACAGGACGGCGGTGTAGTATCCTGCGCCGAGCCCCACCATGACGTGCTCCGCGAGCTTGTAAAAGGGGTTGTCCTTGTAGAGGAATGAGTAGACGAACAGGGTGAAGATTGCCGCCACCCAAATCCAGATATCAAGGGAGATGTTCAACGTCCACCCCTTTTTGTTTCTTCTTTCGGGCGTACCGTCGCCGGACTTGACCGCCCAAGTCGCCGCACATGCCCGAATTCACCGTCTCGGAACGCCCTCGCAGGTTTGGGCTGGCTCGCAATTCGTTTCAGAGGCTGAGCCTCGTCGTCGCGGATTGACGACTTTGCCGCTACAGTTTACGGGTTACGGCTTAGTCGCAGACTTCTCGCGGTCCTTCTTGCCGCGGGTGACGAGGTAGGCGATGTTACCTATCAAGATAAAGCCCACGATGACGATGTGTATCCACTGCTGGGCGAGCATGCCCTTGATCGCGTCCCCATCGTAGTTCAGGAGCCTCTCGTACTCGGCGGCGCCCTTGAGCCCACCCAACAGGCCCGCCATCTGCCCGGTTTGGGTGTAAGCGTAATACTGGGGGGCGCTCACCGCGGTGACACCGACGAGAATGGGGATGCCGTAGGGGGCACCGGCGAAGGACACCCAGACCTCCGGCATGGCGGTACCCGAGACGTCCACCACCGCCCGCATGTCGGCGTAGTTGTGGATGGTCTTCATCATCGGCAGGTCGTCGAGGTAGGTACCGTAGAAATCCGCGGGGAAGGCCACCCGTATCTCGGTGCCGAGCTGGAGAATCACGGCGTCGCCGCCGGCGCGGAAGCCGAGATAGACCCAGTCCTCACCCATGCGGATCCGCCGCTCGTCACCCTTCGCCTCGTACTTGGCGTTCAGCTCGTCGGTCACCTGGAGCATGATCCGCTCGGCGATGGAGGGGGCGTCGGGTAAGAGGGTGAGGGTGATCACCTTCAGGCCGCGATCGAGGGCGTGATAGACCACGGCTTTGAGCATCGGCTCCAGCTCTGGCAGCGTGCTCGGGCCCAAGTCCATCGAGACCAGGATCACCGAGCCCTCCTGGGAGCTATCGATCACGTCGAAGAAGTTCTGGACCGGAGTGGTGATCCCGATGGAAAGCTTGATGGGGAGGATGAGCGCCGCGATCACCACTATCCCGATGATCAGGAAGATCCACCGTCGGTCTATAACCAGCAGTTTCTCTAACAGGGTCTTTTTCATCTTTTGGCTCACCTTTGCCGGTTTTTACCGGGGGGCTCGTGTTCCAGGGGGTTTTCTATTCCCGCAGACCCCTCAACCAGGAAGCCCGCTTACTCACCGCCGAGATAGCTCCGCTCGATGCCGAGCACGATCTTCAGTGCCGTGGCGATCATCCCCAGGCCGACGCCGATGACGATACCGCGCTGCGCGGCGCCGTTGGGAATCTCGAGAATCCACTCCGTGACGTTGGACAACCAGTCCACGTCAATGACCCGCCCCAGCATGATAATCACCGCGGCGCACAGGAGGAGCGTCGCCTCCTTCGATCGGGCGCGGAAGGCCCGGAAGGCGGCCGAGGCGATGAAGAAAGCCAGGAGGCTGAACATCGTCGCCTCCATCGGCGCCTGGAGATAATCGAACAGCCGGCGGAAGAGCGTCCCCTCGTCAATGCCCCCGAATAGCCCCACGAGGGCCATGACCAGGAAGCTGGCAATGGCCACGGCGTTGAAGGCCCAGCCGGGAACCTGCCGGATCATCTTATTGCCGTGATTGCGCAAGAAACTGGCGATACCGAGGCCGAGGGCGAAGGCGGAGAGCAGCCGGAGCCACGCCAGCATCTGCTCGCGCAAACCCTGAATCACCGGGTCCATGATGACGTAGGAGAGAGCCCCGAAGAGACCGGCGACCAGAGCAATCACAAGCGGGATTTGTCTGCGCACTTATCTCCTTTGGCCGGGGGGCATTACTTCGTTTTGCCGTATCGAAAGTGACGGGCTCTACCCGACGATGAACAGATCGGAGAACCAGGTGGTGAAGAAGCTGGTTATGACCCCGATGACGATGAGCACGGCGATGATGAATTTCGCCCAGTCCTGCCCCTTCAGCCCGCCCAAAAGAAGCGGCTCGCGGCTCATGTAGGCGGACGCCGCGTAGAGCTCCTCGCCTATGATGCAGTAGTCGCAGGCGGTGATGAAGAACGGTATCTGCACGACGGCGTCGGTGCCGGCTATCTGGATCGCCCCGGTGGAGGCGCCGGTTTCGGCCAGAATCAGCGATTCGGCGAAGAACATGCCCATGTAGAAGTTCGTCGCCGGTTTTTCGCGCAGCATGATGCCGTTGATCGCCGCGGCGTAGGCGAACTGGGACTGGGTGACGAAGTAGATGTCGTTGGGGTTGTAGGCATCGGGACGGCCCGCATCGAGATAGGCTTCCTTGACCACCTCGCGCTCGACGGCCATGACGATGGGATCGAAGCAGGGGACGATGAGCCGGATTTCGTAGATGGCCGCCTTGCGGGCGACCTGCCCCAGGATGTTCACCGCGGCTATGGTCGACACATCGGCCATGGTCGAGAGTCCCGAGACGTAGAGGATCGGCTTGCCCATCTCGGTGGCGCGCCCCAGAGCCTCCTCGACGGCGTCCAGACCGGCGATACGCCTGATGAAGAGCTCCTTCCCCTTGCGGGCGCTGTATATGAAGTACACCAGAAGGAGGGTCAACAGAACGACGCCGATGAGCGTGTTCCAGCGCTGGGAGTGGAAAAAGTGGGAGCGGGCCATGGTGGGCTCGCTCGGGCGGGAGTAGGAGAGGGCGACGCCGTTGTTGGCCGCCACCATATAGACGTAGGAGTGACTGGGCTCGCAGCCGGTATCGGTGTAGGACGACGTGCCGGCCTCGACTTCGCTCACCACGGTGAAGTCGGTCTCCTCACCCTCGCCGGTCTCGGGATCGGGAACTTCCTTGCGCATGATGGAATAGGAGACGACGTTGTTCTGCCCGCTGCCGTCGTCGAGGGAGCGCGTCCATTTCAAGGCGAGGCGTTCTCCGGTGTCGTCGGGAACATCCTCGGCCTTGACCAGGAGCGGCGGCGCCGAGGGGAGGTCCACCAGGGGGTAGAGGTACTCCGTCGACTGCGCCGACGAGATCAAAGGAGTGAGGAGAAGCACCGGCAGGACGACGTATAAGCGGCCGAGGGGGAATCTGTGCCCGAATGGAAATCTCAGGCGTCCCATTCCCCCGGCGCCGGGTGAACCGCCGGCCATAGCGCTCCTTTGGAGATGGTTGTCACAAACGTGCTTAATAACGGTGCGAGTTTACCAAAGCCTCCGGGGAGTGTCAACGCCCGCGCATCATTCACATCCCCTTGGGTTTAATGGGGTATACGACCCTGGCCCCGGCGGCCAGACATCGCTCTACCGACTCACTTTTGCGGGCGTAGAAGGTGAAGTACAGGTCCGGCGCGGTCTGAACCAGCATCGGCTGGTACAGCCCGGCGAAGCGCGAATCGGAGAGCACGGACCGGTTGGGGTCGGGCGTTGCACAGACCGGCGAAATCGAGGTTGGGGAGCCCCGACGCATAGGGCAGGGCACCCGCCGAACCACTCGCGATCAGAGTCCCCGCCGGCAACGCCTCCTTAAGGAACTCACCGGCGATAATCTTCCGGTTGTTGTGCAAGAGATCGCCAGGCGACGACCAGCGATCCAGCGTCGGCTGAATCCCGGCGATGACGCCCCACAGGATCGCCAGACCGGCGAAGAATCCGGGGATGAACCGCCACCTGGAACCCAGCTCCTGCAACTCCCCCAGGCCCAGCGTCGCCCAGAGGGCGA encodes the following:
- a CDS encoding fibronectin type III domain-containing protein, with protein sequence MAGGSPGAGGMGRLRFPFGHRFPLGRLYVVLPVLLLTPLISSAQSTEYLYPLVDLPSAPPLLVKAEDVPDDTGERLALKWTRSLDDGSGQNNVVSYSIMRKEVPDPETGEGEETDFTVVSEVEAGTSSYTDTGCEPSHSYVYMVAANNGVALSYSRPSEPTMARSHFFHSQRWNTLIGVVLLTLLLVYFIYSARKGKELFIRRIAGLDAVEEALGRATEMGKPILYVSGLSTMADVSTIAAVNILGQVARKAAIYEIRLIVPCFDPIVMAVEREVVKEAYLDAGRPDAYNPNDIYFVTQSQFAYAAAINGIMLREKPATNFYMGMFFAESLILAETGASTGAIQIAGTDAVVQIPFFITACDYCIIGEELYAASAYMSREPLLLGGLKGQDWAKFIIAVLIVIGVITSFFTTWFSDLFIVG